A window of Macrotis lagotis isolate mMagLag1 chromosome X, bilby.v1.9.chrom.fasta, whole genome shotgun sequence contains these coding sequences:
- the BHLHE22 gene encoding class E basic helix-loop-helix protein 22, translating into MERGLHLGAAAAADEDPFLHKSLGAGSAKRLEAAFRSTPPGMDLTLAPPPPPPPPPPPPPPPSPLPPPRDRQASSSSSSSPLACFEPADPEGAGLLLPPPGGGGGGGGGGGGGGVGVPGLLVGSTGVGGDPSLNSLPAGAALCLKYGESAGRGSVAESSGGEQSPDDDSDGRCELLPRAGGPEPRAPPGGGGAAGPGGAKAAEAGPNGHPQGGGGGPGGPGGSKKSKEQKALRLNINARERRRMHDLNDALDELRAVIPYAHSPSVRKLSKIATLLLAKNYILMQAQALEEMRRLVAYLNQGQAISAASLPSSAAAAAAAAAALHPALGAYEQAAGYPFSAGLPPAASCPEKCALFNSVSSSLCKQCTEKP; encoded by the coding sequence ATGGAGCGCGGGCTGCACCTGGGCGCGGCGGCCGCGGCCGACGAGGACCCGTTCCTGCACAAGAGCCTGGGCGCCGGCTCGGCCAAGCGCCTGGAGGCGGCCTTCCGCTCCACGCCCCCGGGGATGGACCTGACTctggcgccgccgccgccgccgccgccgccgccgccgccgccgccgcctccgtcCCCGCTGCCGCCGCCGCGGGACCGCCAGGcgtcgtcctcctcctcctcctcgcccCTGGCTTGCTTCGAGCCCGCCGACCCCGAGGGGGCAGggctgctgctgccgccgcccggaggaggaggaggaggcggcggcggcggcggcggcggcggggtgGGCGTCCCCGGGCTGCTGGTGGGCTCCACCGGAGTCGGGGGCGACCCCAGCCTGAACAGCCTGCCCGCCGGGGCGGCCCTGTGCCTCAAGTACGGCGAGAGCGCCGGCCGCGGCTCGGTGGCGGAGAGCAGCGGCGGCGAGCAGAGCCCCGACGACGACAGCGACGGGCGCTGCGAGCTGCTGCCGCGCGCCGGGGGGCCCGAGCCCCGGGCGCCCCCGGGAGGCGGCGGCGCGGCGGGCCCCGGGGGCGCCAAGGCGGCCGAGGCCGGCCCCAACGGGCACCCgcagggcggcggcggcggcccggggGGCCCGGGCGGCAGCAAGAAGTCCAAAGAGCAGAAGGCGCTGCGCCTCAACATCAATGCCCGCGAGCGGCGGCGGATGCACGACCTCAACGACGCGCTGGACGAGCTGCGCGCCGTCATCCCCTACGCGCACAGCCCCTCCGTCAGGAAGCTCTCCAAGATCGCCACGCTGCTGCTGGCCAAGAACTACATCCTCATGCAGGCGCAGGCCCTGGAGGAGATGCGGCGCCTGGTCGCCTACCTCAACCAGGGCCAGGCCATCTCGGCCGCCTCGCTGCCCAgctcggccgccgccgccgccgccgccgccgccgcgctgCACCCGGCCCTGGGCGCCTACGAGCAGGCGGCCGGCTACCCCTTCAGCGCCGGGCTGCCCCCGGCCGCCTCCTGCCCGGAGAAGTGCGCGCTTTTCAACAGCGTCTCCTCCAGCCTCTGCAAACAGTGCACGGAGAAGCCTTAA